In bacterium, one DNA window encodes the following:
- a CDS encoding 3',5'-cyclic-nucleotide phosphodiesterase: protein MRIEVLGSYGGESVKCRLTCLLINDSIALDAGSLSQALPIDRQRKVETVLLTHSHMDHTNSLPFFVENVYGQTKAIDVYASAPTTYSIRRHLFNNASWPDFTRLPNNLLPSIRFCELEEEVPITLNGVTFTPFFVDHVVPTFGYLIEQEGVSVVWSSDTGPTVRLWEIANAASGLKAVCLDTSFDNSMQRIADLSLHLTPQTMSQEIQKLQPEVPIYLHHLKPPCIERIVHEVRTLNNPRVGFLEQSRIYEF, encoded by the coding sequence ATGCGGATCGAGGTCCTCGGCAGTTACGGCGGCGAGAGCGTCAAATGCCGACTGACTTGCCTCTTGATCAACGACAGCATCGCGCTCGACGCGGGCTCGTTGTCGCAGGCGCTTCCGATCGACCGCCAGCGCAAGGTCGAAACGGTCTTGCTCACCCATTCCCATATGGACCACACTAACTCGCTGCCGTTCTTCGTGGAGAACGTGTACGGCCAAACGAAGGCAATCGATGTCTACGCTTCGGCGCCGACGACGTACTCGATCCGAAGGCATCTGTTCAACAACGCTTCCTGGCCAGACTTCACTCGACTGCCCAACAACCTGCTGCCATCGATCCGGTTTTGCGAGCTCGAGGAGGAGGTGCCGATCACGCTCAACGGCGTGACCTTTACACCGTTCTTCGTGGATCATGTGGTTCCGACGTTCGGGTACCTGATCGAACAGGAGGGGGTGTCGGTGGTGTGGTCGAGCGACACCGGTCCCACGGTAAGGCTTTGGGAGATCGCCAACGCGGCCTCGGGCTTGAAGGCCGTATGTCTAGATACCAGCTTCGACAATTCGATGCAGCGGATCGCAGACCTCTCGCTTCATCTGACGCCCCAGACAATGTCGCAGGAGATTCAAAAACTGCAGCCCGAGGTCCCGATTTACTTGCATCATCTGAAGCCACCCTGCATCGAGAGAATCGTTCACGAGGTGCGGACTCTGAACAATCCCCGCGTGGGTTTCCTGGAGCAGAGCCGCATCTATGAGTTCTAG
- a CDS encoding BamA/TamA family outer membrane protein, whose protein sequence is MLRSTNLHKSFTRSAARLAVAGCLAVGVLASASPVAAQFGKNKVRYENFEWQVYHSPHFDVYYYESEAPLLQKIVSYAESAYDELSVAFNFKIEEATPLIFYETHSDFEQTNIILNFIPEGIGAFASPVRNRMVLPVDLPGPELYELLLHELTHIFQYHMIFGGNLGKGVASAPPTWFMEGMASYMAHDESARDKMYLRDAVVNDRIPPVSQDFGGFFAYRFGHAVFDYIEEIYGKEGVRDFMIETRNTLGARTGRSVQRTFQVEPEDFDADFRRWLRKKYLPELIATGEPADFGRRFREKKGPIAVQASPAASPSGDLLVAFSTDGSAYSSVNSAQVDIVLYDARRREELRNLTKGFDEAEFQYFIAQELTMGRRMGRDLSFSPDGDRIAFFARRQKGRSLVVLDVLKGKITNVIDMDVEQQFAPAWSADGRTVAFSGHQGGQFDIFEINVDTGEVAKLTNDAIFDAAPVYSPDGRSLVMTSVVGGYGKLFRVDLDSPTERFPLTDGQWNDTDAVYSADGNRVYFTSDRTEVNNIYSLDLASGEIKRHTNSVTGCFTPTLLANPDGTERLVFTAFWKGRFDLYLLDPEEPITEPEVIVKGGDFSVEGSIPEDLKQFEPPIEVTLDDRNKGKFGGRKFFIEDIGGTVGVSDDQTFIGASFIQLSDFLGDRRIIGAFQSIENFQNFDVIYANLSNRWNWQVHLFDDRDFFIGQDQRTGFLERGPTAFSQTGANFSLSYPINVSHRVSFGLGYTFRDIGFQTFLFDIDGQVIRDPETGEPVPLITPRKDDFPILSAGIVGDTVVLSPWGYVGGRRWNLSGSYAPDLDESGTLTSNLAVDYRQYFKLTRRSQLAFRGVAYASEGNFPNPFYFGGLDTVRGFDFRSLVGDRAFYTNFELRFPFLDRLSTPIFQGNVRGVFFLDIAGAWYDSVQSFKFLDEDDRLVDGVSSYGFGVTLRLFGLDFNIDWAKQWDFKDSEDGFDSSIWIGRRF, encoded by the coding sequence GTGTTGCGGTCAACAAATCTTCACAAGAGTTTCACCCGGTCCGCAGCACGCTTGGCGGTAGCGGGCTGCCTGGCCGTCGGCGTCCTGGCCTCCGCGAGTCCGGTGGCGGCGCAGTTCGGCAAGAACAAGGTCCGCTACGAGAACTTCGAGTGGCAGGTCTACCACTCTCCTCATTTCGACGTTTACTACTACGAGTCCGAGGCGCCCCTTCTGCAGAAGATCGTTTCCTATGCCGAGAGCGCCTACGACGAGCTGTCGGTGGCCTTCAATTTCAAGATCGAAGAAGCCACACCGCTGATCTTCTACGAGACACACTCGGATTTCGAGCAGACCAATATCATCCTGAACTTCATTCCGGAGGGTATCGGCGCCTTTGCCAGCCCGGTGCGCAACCGGATGGTTCTACCGGTGGATCTGCCGGGTCCCGAGCTCTATGAACTGTTGCTTCACGAGCTGACGCACATCTTCCAGTACCACATGATCTTCGGAGGCAACCTCGGCAAGGGGGTTGCCTCGGCACCGCCGACCTGGTTCATGGAAGGCATGGCCAGCTACATGGCGCACGATGAGTCGGCGCGCGACAAGATGTACTTGCGCGATGCCGTCGTCAACGATCGCATCCCGCCGGTGAGCCAGGACTTCGGCGGCTTCTTCGCCTACCGATTCGGTCACGCCGTGTTCGATTACATCGAGGAGATCTACGGCAAGGAAGGCGTGCGCGATTTCATGATCGAGACCCGTAACACCCTCGGCGCGCGCACCGGGCGCTCGGTGCAGCGGACCTTTCAGGTCGAGCCCGAGGATTTCGACGCCGACTTTCGGCGCTGGCTCCGGAAGAAGTATCTTCCCGAGCTCATTGCCACCGGCGAACCGGCGGATTTCGGCCGCAGGTTCCGCGAGAAGAAGGGCCCGATTGCCGTGCAGGCCTCTCCGGCGGCGTCGCCTTCGGGTGATCTGCTGGTCGCCTTCAGTACCGACGGCAGCGCCTACAGCAGCGTCAACTCGGCCCAGGTCGACATCGTGCTCTACGACGCCAGGCGCAGAGAGGAGCTACGCAACCTCACCAAGGGATTCGACGAGGCCGAGTTCCAGTACTTCATCGCCCAGGAGTTGACCATGGGTCGACGCATGGGACGCGACCTGTCTTTCTCACCCGACGGCGACCGCATCGCATTCTTCGCGCGTCGGCAGAAGGGACGAAGTCTGGTCGTGCTCGACGTGTTGAAAGGCAAGATCACGAACGTCATCGATATGGACGTCGAGCAGCAGTTCGCACCCGCTTGGAGTGCCGACGGGCGGACGGTGGCTTTCTCGGGCCATCAAGGTGGACAGTTCGATATCTTCGAGATCAACGTCGATACCGGTGAGGTCGCCAAGTTGACCAACGACGCGATTTTCGACGCCGCACCGGTCTACTCTCCCGACGGCAGGTCGCTGGTCATGACCTCGGTCGTCGGCGGCTACGGCAAGCTGTTTCGGGTCGACCTCGACTCACCGACCGAGCGGTTTCCGTTGACCGACGGCCAGTGGAACGACACCGACGCGGTGTACTCTGCCGACGGCAACCGTGTCTACTTCACCTCCGATCGCACCGAGGTCAACAACATCTACAGTCTTGATCTCGCCAGCGGCGAGATCAAGCGACACACGAATTCGGTTACCGGCTGTTTTACGCCAACCCTGCTCGCGAATCCGGACGGCACCGAACGACTGGTTTTTACGGCGTTCTGGAAGGGACGTTTCGATCTCTACCTTTTGGATCCGGAGGAGCCGATTACCGAGCCGGAAGTGATCGTCAAGGGAGGTGACTTTTCAGTCGAGGGTTCGATACCGGAGGACCTGAAGCAGTTCGAGCCGCCGATCGAGGTGACTCTCGACGACCGGAACAAAGGCAAGTTCGGCGGCCGCAAGTTCTTCATCGAGGACATCGGCGGAACCGTTGGCGTCTCCGACGACCAGACTTTCATCGGTGCCTCCTTCATCCAGCTTTCCGACTTTCTCGGCGACCGCAGGATCATCGGCGCCTTTCAGTCGATCGAGAACTTCCAGAACTTCGACGTCATCTACGCCAACCTGTCGAATCGATGGAACTGGCAGGTGCATCTCTTCGATGACCGCGATTTCTTCATCGGACAGGATCAGCGGACCGGGTTTCTCGAGCGCGGGCCTACGGCGTTCAGCCAGACCGGCGCCAATTTCTCCCTCAGCTATCCGATCAATGTCTCGCATCGGGTGAGCTTCGGCTTGGGATACACCTTCCGGGACATCGGATTTCAGACGTTTCTGTTCGATATCGACGGTCAGGTGATTCGGGACCCAGAAACCGGGGAACCCGTTCCGCTCATCACTCCGCGCAAGGACGACTTTCCAATCCTGAGCGCGGGCATCGTGGGCGACACCGTGGTCTTGAGTCCCTGGGGCTACGTCGGCGGCCGGCGTTGGAACCTCAGTGGCAGCTATGCGCCCGATCTCGACGAGAGCGGCACCCTGACCAGCAACCTGGCGGTGGATTATCGACAGTATTTCAAGCTGACCCGTCGGTCGCAGCTGGCCTTCAGGGGAGTCGCCTACGCCAGTGAGGGAAACTTTCCGAATCCGTTCTACTTCGGTGGCCTCGACACGGTTCGCGGGTTCGACTTCCGGTCGCTGGTTGGCGACCGGGCGTTCTACACCAACTTCGAGTTGCGGTTTCCCTTCCTCGACCGGCTCTCTACTCCCATTTTTCAGGGCAACGTGCGCGGCGTGTTCTTCCTCGACATCGCCGGCGCCTGGTACGATTCCGTGCAGAGCTTCAAGTTCCTCGACGAAGACGACCGGCTGGTCGACGGTGTCTCGAGCTACGGCTTCGGCGTCACCCTGAGGCTCTTTGGCCTGGACTTCAACATCGACTGGGCCAAGCAGTGGGACTTCAAGGATTCGGAAGACGGCTTCGACTCGTCGATATGGATCGGCCGCAGATTCTAG
- a CDS encoding tetratricopeptide repeat protein has protein sequence MRLGYESFQWTRRFSVVLIVAALCCAAIPAEAAKEDRTDSQLAFGIQMAKRGLWNEALFRFSRVLKERPGDVRVLNNMAVAYEAIGEFELALEHYKRALEGDSANKELRRNYAQFVEFYESLRPKTDDEPKADESADESGEGEANGNGGSRR, from the coding sequence ATGCGATTAGGTTACGAGTCGTTTCAGTGGACGCGCCGTTTCTCGGTCGTCCTGATCGTGGCGGCGCTGTGCTGCGCGGCGATCCCGGCGGAGGCGGCTAAGGAAGACCGAACCGATTCGCAGCTCGCCTTCGGCATCCAAATGGCGAAACGTGGGCTCTGGAATGAAGCCCTTTTTCGCTTTTCAAGGGTCTTGAAGGAGCGTCCGGGCGACGTTCGAGTGCTCAACAACATGGCCGTGGCCTACGAGGCGATCGGCGAGTTCGAACTGGCTCTCGAGCACTACAAACGTGCCCTGGAAGGAGATTCCGCGAACAAAGAGCTACGCCGAAACTACGCGCAGTTCGTCGAGTTCTACGAGAGTCTGCGCCCGAAGACCGACGACGAGCCGAAGGCGGACGAATCTGCCGACGAGTCCGGCGAAGGCGAGGCCAACGGAAACGGCGGTTCTAGGCGATAG